One genomic segment of Bacteroides caccae includes these proteins:
- a CDS encoding ABC transporter permease: protein MNEVNHPFWVIVNKEISDHVKSWRFIILIGIIALTCMGSLYTALTNIGATIKPNDPDGSFLFLKLFTASDGTLPSFTLFINFLGPLLGIALGFDAVNSEQNKGTLSRMLSQPIHRDCIINAKFMAALIVIGVMLFVLGFLVMGFGLIAIGIPPTAEEFWRIVFFIITSIFYVAFWLNLAILFSLRFRQAATSALASVAVWLFFSVFYTMIVNLVAKGLSPSQMASPYQIISYQKFILGLMRLAPSELFNEATTTLLMPSVRSLGPLTMEQVQGVIPSPLPLGQSLLVVWPQLTGLIAATVICFAISYIMFMRREIRSR from the coding sequence ATGAATGAAGTCAATCATCCTTTTTGGGTTATCGTCAATAAAGAAATATCCGATCATGTCAAAAGTTGGCGTTTTATTATTTTGATCGGTATTATTGCACTGACCTGTATGGGTTCTCTATACACTGCCCTTACTAATATTGGCGCAACAATAAAACCGAATGATCCGGATGGTTCGTTTCTGTTTTTGAAATTATTTACAGCCTCGGACGGAACTCTCCCCTCTTTTACGTTGTTTATCAACTTTTTGGGACCTCTATTAGGTATTGCTCTAGGATTTGATGCCGTCAATTCAGAGCAAAATAAGGGGACATTAAGCCGTATGTTATCTCAGCCTATTCATCGTGATTGCATAATTAATGCGAAGTTTATGGCTGCTTTGATAGTAATAGGTGTTATGCTATTCGTACTCGGTTTTCTGGTAATGGGATTCGGACTGATTGCAATCGGTATTCCTCCTACGGCTGAGGAATTTTGGAGAATTGTATTCTTCATTATAACAAGTATTTTCTATGTTGCTTTTTGGTTGAATTTGGCAATCCTATTTTCATTGCGTTTTCGCCAGGCAGCTACATCAGCGTTGGCATCTGTGGCAGTGTGGTTGTTTTTCAGCGTATTCTACACAATGATTGTAAATCTGGTGGCAAAAGGATTGAGCCCTTCACAAATGGCGTCGCCTTATCAGATCATCAGTTATCAAAAATTCATTCTCGGATTAATGCGTCTGGCACCTAGCGAGTTATTTAATGAAGCTACTACGACGCTGTTAATGCCTTCTGTAAGAAGTCTAGGACCACTTACAATGGAACAAGTTCAGGGAGTTATTCCAAGCCCACTTCCATTAGGACAAAGTCTTCTGGTAGTATGGCCACAACTCACGGGATTAATTGCAGCAACAGTTATCTGTTTTGCTATCTCTTATATTATGTTTATGAGAAGAGAAATTCGATCCCGATAG
- a CDS encoding ABC transporter ATP-binding protein, giving the protein MGEQVIVLTDLTKQYGNFTAVDHIRLHIQKGEIFGLLGPNGAGKSTTILMMLGLTEPTSGSVEICGINSTTHPIEVKRKIGYLPEDVGFYDDMTGLENLIYTARLNGIPDKEAREKAMELMKRTGLEDQLKKKAGKYSRGMRQRLGLADVLIKNPEIIILDEPTSGIDPAGVQEFIELIRWLSKEKGLTVLFSSHHLDQVQKVCDRVGLFSNGKILALIDMTELKDKKQELSDIYNHYFEEGGEQHE; this is encoded by the coding sequence ATGGGCGAACAAGTGATCGTACTTACCGATCTGACCAAACAATACGGTAATTTTACTGCTGTGGATCATATTCGCCTGCATATTCAAAAAGGAGAAATATTCGGATTACTGGGTCCGAACGGTGCCGGAAAATCAACTACCATTTTAATGATGTTAGGGTTGACAGAACCGACATCGGGTTCCGTTGAGATTTGCGGCATCAATTCGACTACACACCCTATCGAAGTAAAAAGAAAAATCGGCTATTTGCCCGAAGATGTAGGATTTTATGATGATATGACAGGACTGGAAAATCTGATATACACAGCACGCTTGAATGGTATTCCTGATAAGGAAGCGAGAGAAAAGGCCATGGAGTTAATGAAACGTACAGGATTGGAAGATCAACTGAAAAAGAAAGCAGGAAAATATTCACGCGGGATGCGACAACGGTTGGGACTTGCGGATGTACTTATCAAGAATCCGGAAATTATTATTCTGGATGAACCGACTTCGGGTATTGATCCTGCTGGTGTTCAGGAATTTATCGAACTGATCCGTTGGCTAAGTAAGGAGAAGGGATTGACCGTGCTCTTTTCCTCTCATCACCTGGATCAGGTACAAAAAGTATGCGACCGGGTCGGATTATTTAGTAATGGGAAAATACTCGCACTGATTGATATGACAGAACTGAAAGATAAGAAACAGGAACTGTCTGATATCTATAATCATTATTTTGAGGAAGGAGGAGAACAACATGAATGA
- a CDS encoding HlyD family secretion protein, with protein MKPTSRTLSWAFVIILLVVGIFTALGMILMHKQPLVLQGEAEATEIRISGKLPGRIDTFLVQEGDWVRQGDTLVVINSPEVHAKFQQVNALEQVAVLQNKKIDAGTRRQIVATALQLWNKTKSDLSLAKITYNRILTLYKDSVVTSQRKDEVEAMYKAALAAERAAYEQYQMAVDGAQTEDKASAASMVDAARSTVDEVSALLVDARLTAPEDGQIATIFPKRGELVAPGTPIMNLVVMNDVHVVLNVREDLMPQFKMGETFVADVPAIDKKNIEFKIYYISPLGSFATWKSTKQVGSYDLRTFEIHARPTQKIKDLRPGMSVLLTLN; from the coding sequence ATGAAACCAACTAGTAGAACCCTTTCATGGGCTTTTGTTATTATTTTGCTAGTCGTCGGTATCTTTACCGCCCTTGGAATGATATTGATGCACAAACAACCACTGGTTCTGCAAGGAGAAGCAGAGGCCACAGAAATCCGTATCAGCGGAAAACTTCCCGGACGCATTGATACGTTTCTCGTTCAAGAGGGAGATTGGGTGCGTCAGGGAGACACTCTTGTAGTAATTAATAGTCCGGAAGTACACGCCAAGTTTCAACAAGTCAATGCATTGGAGCAAGTAGCAGTACTGCAAAACAAAAAAATTGATGCCGGCACCCGACGACAGATTGTAGCCACTGCATTGCAACTCTGGAATAAGACTAAGAGCGACCTGTCACTTGCGAAAATAACTTATAATCGTATACTTACTTTATACAAGGACAGTGTAGTTACTTCTCAACGGAAAGACGAAGTAGAAGCTATGTATAAGGCAGCATTAGCAGCCGAACGCGCTGCTTACGAACAATATCAAATGGCAGTGGATGGTGCACAGACGGAAGACAAAGCATCTGCCGCCAGTATGGTAGATGCTGCCCGAAGTACTGTTGATGAAGTCTCAGCCTTACTGGTAGATGCCCGGTTGACTGCACCGGAAGACGGACAAATAGCCACAATCTTCCCTAAACGCGGTGAATTGGTCGCACCGGGAACTCCTATTATGAATCTGGTAGTCATGAATGACGTTCATGTTGTACTTAATGTACGCGAAGACTTAATGCCACAATTTAAAATGGGTGAAACGTTTGTTGCAGATGTACCTGCTATCGATAAAAAGAATATAGAATTTAAAATCTATTATATTAGTCCGTTAGGTAGTTTCGCAACCTGGAAATCAACCAAACAGGTTGGTAGTTATGACCTGCGCACGTTTGAGATCCACGCCCGCCCTACTCAAAAGATAAAAGATTTGCGTCCGGGAATGTCTGTATTACTGACGTTAAATTAA
- a CDS encoding response regulator transcription factor has protein sequence MKILIVEDEPSLRELIQRSLEKERYVVEAAGDFNSALRKIEDYDYDCILLDIMLPDGSGLDLLERLKALHKRENVIIISAKDSLEDKVLGLELGADDYLPKPFHLAELNARIKSVIRRNQHDGEIDIRQGNVRIEPDKYRVFVNNQELELNRKEYDILLYFINRPGHLVNKNTLAESVWGDHIDQVDNFDFIYAQIKNLRKKLKDAGADLEIKAVYGFGYKMIVEEQKQ, from the coding sequence ATGAAGATATTAATTGTAGAAGATGAGCCCTCTTTAAGGGAACTAATTCAACGTTCACTGGAGAAAGAACGTTATGTTGTAGAAGCAGCAGGTGACTTCAACTCTGCTTTACGCAAAATTGAAGACTATGACTATGATTGTATCTTATTGGATATTATGTTACCGGACGGAAGTGGTCTTGACCTTCTAGAACGGTTGAAAGCCTTGCATAAACGGGAAAATGTGATTATAATTTCTGCCAAAGATTCTTTGGAAGATAAGGTCTTGGGATTAGAATTAGGTGCAGATGATTATTTGCCGAAGCCGTTTCATCTAGCTGAATTAAATGCCCGGATAAAAAGTGTAATTCGCCGCAATCAGCATGACGGAGAAATTGATATCCGTCAGGGAAATGTACGGATAGAGCCGGATAAATATCGTGTTTTTGTCAATAATCAGGAACTGGAATTAAATAGAAAGGAGTATGATATCTTATTATACTTCATAAATCGCCCTGGACACTTGGTTAATAAAAATACATTGGCAGAGTCTGTATGGGGAGATCATATCGATCAAGTAGATAACTTCGATTTTATTTATGCCCAAATCAAAAATCTTCGTAAAAAGCTGAAGGATGCAGGAGCAGATCTTGAAATTAAAGCAGTTTACGGATTCGGTTACAAAATGATAGTAGAAGAACAGAAACAATAG
- a CDS encoding sensor histidine kinase yields MKLIYYIILRITLALTLILTIWAVFFYVTMIDEVNDEVDDSLEDYSETIIIRALAGEELPSENNGSNNQYYLTEVTKEYAGNRNDIQYKDSMVYIVEKGETEPARILTTIFKNDEGRYYELTVSTPSIEKDDLKDAIQVWIIFLYVALLLCIIIISVWVFYRNMRPLYVLLHWLDSYQTGKKNEALNNDTQITEFRKLNDAAVRYAERTEQMFEQQKQFIGNASHEIQTPLAICRNRLEMLMDDDSLSENQLGELMKTHQTLEYITKLNKSLLLLTKIDNGQFTDTKDLELNTLLKQYLEDYKEVYDYRNIEVNITEQDRFHIVMNESLAVALLTNLLKNAFVHNMDGGRIQIIITKNSITFRNSGSGHPLDEEHIFERFYQGSKKEGSTGLGLAIADSICRLQHLNIRYYFEQEEHCFEILK; encoded by the coding sequence ATGAAATTAATATATTACATCATTCTTCGCATCACTTTAGCCCTGACACTTATCCTGACAATTTGGGCCGTATTTTTTTATGTTACAATGATTGATGAAGTAAATGATGAAGTCGATGATTCACTTGAAGACTACTCGGAGACAATTATCATTCGGGCATTGGCAGGAGAGGAGCTTCCTTCTGAAAACAACGGTTCAAATAATCAGTATTATCTTACTGAAGTAACTAAAGAATATGCTGGAAACCGCAATGATATCCAATATAAAGATTCTATGGTCTATATCGTAGAAAAAGGGGAAACAGAGCCGGCGCGTATCCTGACCACTATCTTTAAAAATGACGAAGGACGTTATTATGAACTGACTGTATCTACTCCCAGTATCGAGAAGGATGATTTGAAAGATGCTATTCAAGTATGGATTATCTTTTTATATGTAGCCCTGTTACTCTGCATCATAATCATATCTGTATGGGTATTCTATCGAAATATGCGTCCATTATATGTACTTCTTCATTGGTTGGACAGTTATCAGACGGGAAAGAAAAACGAAGCATTGAACAATGATACCCAAATCACAGAATTCCGGAAACTAAATGATGCAGCTGTCCGATATGCCGAACGGACGGAACAAATGTTCGAACAACAGAAACAATTTATCGGAAATGCTTCGCATGAGATACAAACACCACTTGCCATTTGCCGTAATCGGTTGGAAATGTTAATGGATGATGATTCATTGTCGGAAAATCAACTTGGAGAACTAATGAAAACGCATCAGACATTGGAATATATAACCAAACTGAATAAATCTTTATTATTGCTTACTAAGATTGACAATGGACAGTTTACTGATACCAAAGATTTGGAACTGAACACACTTCTCAAGCAATATTTGGAAGACTATAAAGAGGTCTATGATTACCGCAACATAGAAGTAAATATCACTGAGCAGGATCGTTTTCATATTGTAATGAACGAGTCTTTGGCAGTTGCTCTATTAACTAATCTCTTGAAGAATGCATTCGTGCATAATATGGACGGAGGACGTATACAGATTATTATTACAAAAAACAGCATTACTTTCCGAAATTCCGGGTCAGGACATCCATTAGATGAAGAACATATTTTTGAACGTTTCTATCAAGGAAGTAAAAAAGAGGGTTCTACCGGACTAGGGTTGGCAATAGCCGATTCAATTTGTCGTCTACAACATTTGAATATACGTTATTACTTCGAACAAGAGGAGCATTGTTTCGAGATTTTGAAATGA
- a CDS encoding ABC transporter permease, which yields MKTLSKLQQLSFIIQREFLAISTSYAVLLVLIGGIFVYGLLYNYMYAPNIVTDVPIAIVDNSHSELSRNFIRWLDATPQADVYSQAMDYNEAKEWMKRGKVQGILYLPHDFEARVFRGDESIFSLYATTDAFLYFEALQGASSRVMLAINDKYRPDEAVFLPPQGLLAVTMAKPINVEGTALYNYTEGYGSYLIPAVMMIIIFQTLLMVIGMVTGEEYSSDGIRTYAPFGHTWAAAIRIVAGKAFVYCGLYAIFSFFLLGLLPYFFSIPNIGNGLYIVLLMIPYLIATSFLGLAASRYFTDSEAPLLMIAFFSVGLIFLSGVSYPMELMPWYWKAAHYILPAAPATLAFVQLNSMGASMADIRPEYITLWIQVLVYFILSIWVYQKKLQKSQLR from the coding sequence ATGAAAACATTAAGTAAATTACAACAGTTATCATTCATCATTCAGCGTGAATTTCTGGCTATCAGTACCAGCTATGCAGTATTGTTAGTATTGATAGGAGGTATTTTTGTATACGGGTTACTCTATAATTATATGTATGCCCCTAACATTGTGACAGATGTCCCTATCGCCATAGTCGACAATTCGCACAGTGAGTTGAGCCGTAATTTCATCCGTTGGTTGGATGCTACTCCGCAAGCTGATGTTTACAGTCAGGCAATGGACTATAATGAAGCCAAAGAATGGATGAAACGAGGCAAAGTACAAGGAATACTGTATCTGCCGCACGATTTTGAGGCACGGGTATTTCGTGGAGATGAATCTATTTTTTCCCTTTATGCAACAACTGATGCATTTTTGTACTTTGAAGCCTTACAAGGAGCTTCGTCACGTGTGATGTTGGCGATTAACGATAAATACCGACCCGATGAAGCTGTGTTTCTGCCCCCACAGGGATTATTGGCTGTAACTATGGCAAAACCGATCAATGTAGAAGGGACCGCACTTTATAATTATACGGAAGGATATGGCTCCTACCTGATTCCTGCCGTTATGATGATTATTATATTTCAAACTTTGCTAATGGTTATCGGTATGGTGACCGGAGAAGAATATAGTTCAGACGGAATCCGTACTTACGCTCCTTTCGGCCATACTTGGGCAGCCGCCATACGCATTGTAGCAGGAAAGGCATTTGTATATTGCGGATTGTATGCTATCTTTTCTTTCTTTTTATTAGGATTGCTCCCTTATTTTTTCAGTATTCCCAATATTGGAAATGGTCTGTATATTGTGCTATTAATGATTCCTTACCTGATAGCTACTTCTTTCCTCGGACTAGCTGCTTCCCGTTATTTTACCGATTCGGAAGCACCTTTGTTAATGATAGCTTTCTTTTCAGTCGGATTGATTTTCCTTTCCGGAGTTTCTTACCCAATGGAGTTAATGCCTTGGTATTGGAAAGCGGCACATTATATTCTTCCGGCAGCTCCTGCAACACTTGCTTTTGTACAATTAAATTCAATGGGAGCAAGTATGGCTGATATACGACCAGAATATATTACTTTATGGATTCAAGTACTCGTTTATTTTATATTAAGTATATGGGTATACCAAAAAAAGCTTCAGAAAAGTCAACTTCGTTAA
- the proS gene encoding proline--tRNA ligase: MAKELKDLTKRSENYSQWYNDLVVKADLAEQSAVRGCMVIKPYGYAIWEKMQRQLDDMFKETGHVNAYFPLLIPKSFLSREAEHVEGFAKECAVVTHYRLKNAEDGSGVVVDPAAKLEEELIIRPTSETIIWNTYKNWIQSYRDLPILCNQWANVFRWEMRTRLFLRTAEFLWQEGHTAHATREEAEEEAVRMLNVYGEFAEKYMAVPVVKGVKSANERFAGALDTYTIEAMMQDGKALQSGTSHFLGQNFAKAFDVQFVNKENKLEYVWATSWGVSTRLMGALIMTHSDDNGLVLPPHLAPIQVVIIPIYKNDEQLKQIDAKVAGIVTKLKALGISVKYDNADNKRPGFKFADYELKGVPVRLVMGGRDLENNTMEVMRRDTLEKETITCEGIEAYVQNLLEEIQANIYKKALDYRNSKITVVDTYEEFKEKIEEGGFILAHWDGTTETEEKIKEETKATIRCIPFESFVPGDKEPGKCMVTGKPSACRVIFARSY, from the coding sequence ATGGCAAAAGAACTGAAAGACCTTACCAAACGTAGCGAGAATTACTCGCAATGGTATAACGATTTGGTGGTAAAAGCTGATTTGGCAGAACAATCTGCCGTACGCGGATGTATGGTGATTAAGCCTTACGGATACGCTATTTGGGAGAAAATGCAACGTCAACTGGACGATATGTTTAAAGAAACAGGTCACGTAAACGCATATTTCCCATTATTAATTCCGAAATCATTCCTGAGCCGTGAAGCTGAACACGTGGAAGGTTTCGCAAAAGAATGTGCCGTAGTGACACATTATCGTCTGAAAAATGCAGAAGACGGTTCGGGGGTAGTAGTAGACCCAGCCGCAAAATTGGAAGAAGAATTGATTATTCGTCCGACATCAGAAACAATTATCTGGAATACTTATAAAAACTGGATTCAATCTTATCGTGACCTGCCTATTCTTTGCAATCAGTGGGCGAACGTTTTCCGTTGGGAAATGCGTACTCGTCTGTTCTTGCGTACTGCTGAATTCTTGTGGCAAGAAGGACATACTGCCCATGCTACTCGCGAAGAAGCTGAAGAAGAAGCAGTAAGAATGCTGAATGTATATGGTGAATTTGCAGAGAAATATATGGCTGTTCCGGTTGTGAAAGGTGTAAAGTCTGCCAACGAGCGTTTTGCCGGTGCGCTTGACACTTACACTATCGAAGCTATGATGCAGGACGGAAAAGCACTGCAAAGTGGTACTTCTCATTTTCTGGGACAGAATTTTGCCAAGGCTTTCGACGTTCAGTTCGTGAACAAAGAGAATAAATTGGAATATGTATGGGCTACTTCATGGGGTGTTTCTACCCGCTTAATGGGTGCCCTGATTATGACTCATTCAGATGACAATGGACTGGTATTACCTCCGCATCTGGCTCCGATTCAAGTAGTTATTATTCCTATTTACAAGAACGATGAGCAACTGAAACAAATTGATGCCAAAGTAGCGGGTATTGTTACCAAGTTGAAAGCATTAGGTATTTCTGTTAAGTATGATAATGCAGATAATAAACGTCCAGGCTTCAAATTTGCAGATTATGAATTGAAAGGTGTACCTGTTCGTCTGGTTATGGGTGGACGTGATCTTGAAAACAATACAATGGAGGTAATGCGTCGCGATACACTTGAAAAAGAAACTATCACTTGCGAGGGCATTGAAGCTTATGTTCAGAACCTGCTCGAAGAAATTCAGGCTAATATCTACAAGAAAGCATTGGATTATCGTAATTCTAAAATTACAGTAGTAGACACATACGAAGAATTCAAGGAAAAGATAGAGGAAGGTGGTTTTATCTTGGCTCATTGGGACGGAACGACTGAAACAGAAGAAAAAATCAAAGAAGAAACGAAGGCAACTATCCGTTGTATTCCATTCGAGTCGTTCGTTCCGGGAGATAAAGAACCGGGCAAATGTATGGTAACAGGCAAACCGTCTGCTTGCCGTGTTATATTTGCACGCTCTTATTAA
- a CDS encoding TolC family protein produces the protein MKKNKSLFVLLALCFSAIWADAQVSLSFEESLRLLRQENQSLKIADKSIEIAKAERDKLNAFWYPSLQSSGAFVHMSEKIEVKQPLSQFTDPAKNFVHSIIPDDQVISAILDQIGANTLVFPLTPRNLTSIDLSAEWVLFSGGKRFHATNIGRTMVDLARENRAQTAATQQNLLTESYYGLRLAQQIVTVREETYKGLQKHYENALKLEAAGMIDKAGRLFAQVNMDEAKRTLDAARKDETVVQNTLKVLLNKKDMDENIVPTSPLFMNDSLPPKMLFDLSVNSGNYMLNQLQLQEHIAKQEVKIAQSGYLPNIALFGKQTLYSHGIQSNLLPRTMIGIGFTWNLFDGLDREKKIRQSKLTQQTLALGQMKARDDLAVGVDKLYTQLQKAQDNAKALNATIALSEELVRIRKKSFAEGMATSTEVIDAETMLASVKVARLAAYYEYDVALMNLLSLCGTPEQFINYQPKP, from the coding sequence ATGAAAAAAAATAAATCACTTTTTGTACTACTTGCTTTGTGTTTCTCTGCTATTTGGGCAGATGCACAGGTTTCATTGAGTTTTGAGGAATCATTACGTCTACTCCGACAAGAAAATCAAAGCTTAAAGATAGCCGATAAAAGTATAGAAATAGCTAAGGCAGAGCGAGATAAATTGAATGCTTTTTGGTATCCCAGCCTTCAATCTTCGGGTGCATTTGTACATATGTCGGAGAAGATCGAGGTGAAGCAGCCGTTGTCTCAATTTACAGATCCGGCAAAGAATTTTGTACATTCCATAATTCCGGACGATCAAGTTATTTCGGCGATTCTGGATCAGATAGGGGCAAATACTCTTGTTTTCCCCCTGACTCCACGTAATTTAACCTCTATTGATTTATCTGCAGAATGGGTACTCTTTTCCGGAGGAAAACGATTTCATGCAACTAATATCGGCCGGACAATGGTGGACTTGGCACGTGAAAACCGGGCACAGACTGCTGCTACCCAACAAAATCTGTTAACGGAAAGTTATTACGGATTACGGCTGGCACAGCAAATCGTAACCGTTCGGGAAGAAACTTATAAGGGACTGCAAAAACATTATGAGAATGCACTGAAACTGGAAGCTGCCGGAATGATTGACAAAGCAGGACGGCTTTTTGCCCAAGTAAATATGGACGAAGCCAAACGTACACTGGATGCTGCACGAAAAGATGAAACTGTGGTTCAAAATACGCTCAAGGTATTACTGAATAAAAAAGATATGGATGAAAACATTGTTCCCACTTCTCCACTTTTTATGAATGACTCTTTGCCGCCGAAAATGCTTTTCGACCTATCTGTTAACAGTGGGAACTATATGCTTAACCAGTTACAGCTACAAGAACATATTGCCAAACAGGAAGTGAAGATTGCTCAAAGCGGCTATCTGCCGAATATAGCCCTTTTCGGAAAACAGACCTTATATTCGCATGGCATTCAGAGTAATTTACTGCCACGTACAATGATAGGCATTGGCTTTACATGGAATCTATTCGACGGATTAGATCGTGAAAAGAAGATCCGGCAGTCGAAATTAACTCAACAAACATTAGCCCTCGGACAGATGAAAGCCCGTGACGATCTAGCAGTTGGAGTAGATAAACTCTATACGCAATTGCAAAAAGCACAGGATAATGCAAAAGCATTGAATGCTACGATTGCTTTAAGTGAGGAACTTGTACGTATCCGGAAGAAATCATTTGCAGAGGGAATGGCAACTTCCACCGAAGTTATTGATGCCGAAACAATGCTTGCCAGTGTAAAAGTAGCTCGCCTGGCAGCCTATTATGAGTATGATGTAGCACTAATGAATTTACTTTCACTTTGTGGTACACCTGAACAATTTATAAACTATCAACCTAAACCGTAA
- a CDS encoding ABC transporter permease: MSPSQTYSPFRTVLLREWRRMTSRRLYFGVCIILPLFTLFFMATIFGNGQMENIPIGIVDQDNTATSRSIIRNISAVPTFKVTKYFVNEAAAREAVQRKEIYGYLSIPPKFEQDAITGQDATLSYYYHYALLSVGGELMAAFETALAPVSLSPVVMQAVALGVEQDQITTFLLPVQASNHPIYNPSLDYSVYLSQPFFFVLFQILILLTTVYAIGIEIKFRTVTDWLVAAKGNMVTAILGKLLPYTIIYILIGWLANYVMFRILHIPFQGSWWLMNIMTMLFIIATQSLGLFLFSLFPAISLIISIVSMVGSLGATLSGVTFPVPNMYPLVRDASYLFPVRHFTEMMQNMLYGSGGFTQLWPSAMFLCIFPLLAFSLLPHLKRAIESHKYENIK, translated from the coding sequence ATGAGTCCATCACAAACATATTCACCCTTTCGTACCGTACTACTCCGGGAGTGGCGACGAATGACTTCGCGACGCCTTTATTTTGGTGTCTGCATCATCCTGCCATTATTCACACTCTTCTTTATGGCAACTATTTTCGGCAACGGACAAATGGAAAATATTCCTATCGGCATTGTCGATCAGGATAATACCGCTACTTCCCGTAGTATTATTCGAAATATATCTGCCGTACCGACTTTTAAAGTAACAAAGTATTTCGTGAATGAAGCAGCCGCTCGGGAAGCCGTACAAAGAAAAGAAATTTATGGTTATCTTTCTATTCCTCCCAAATTTGAACAAGACGCCATTACAGGACAAGATGCAACTCTTTCCTACTACTATCATTATGCTTTATTGTCTGTAGGTGGCGAGTTAATGGCTGCATTCGAAACAGCATTGGCTCCAGTGTCACTCTCTCCTGTTGTGATGCAAGCTGTTGCTCTGGGAGTGGAACAAGATCAGATTACAACTTTCTTATTGCCAGTACAGGCAAGCAATCATCCAATATATAATCCAAGTCTGGATTACTCCGTTTATTTGAGCCAGCCATTTTTCTTTGTCTTATTTCAAATATTAATTTTATTGACTACAGTATACGCAATCGGCATTGAAATCAAGTTTCGTACAGTAACTGATTGGCTAGTTGCTGCAAAAGGGAATATGGTAACGGCGATATTAGGAAAACTGTTGCCTTATACTATTATATATATCCTGATAGGTTGGCTGGCCAATTATGTGATGTTCAGAATTCTACATATTCCTTTTCAAGGGAGTTGGTGGCTAATGAATATAATGACAATGCTTTTCATTATTGCGACACAATCATTGGGATTGTTCCTATTTTCATTATTTCCTGCCATTTCACTGATTATTAGCATAGTATCTATGGTAGGCTCTTTGGGAGCTACTTTATCCGGGGTAACTTTTCCTGTTCCCAATATGTATCCGTTGGTTCGGGATGCTTCCTATCTTTTCCCAGTCCGGCATTTCACGGAAATGATGCAGAATATGCTTTACGGGAGTGGCGGTTTTACCCAGCTTTGGCCATCGGCCATGTTTCTTTGTATTTTCCCCCTGCTCGCTTTTTCGTTGCTTCCTCATTTAAAAAGAGCCATAGAAAGTCATAAGTATGAAAACATTAAGTAA